Proteins encoded within one genomic window of Lampris incognitus isolate fLamInc1 chromosome 1, fLamInc1.hap2, whole genome shotgun sequence:
- the LOC130121943 gene encoding synaptopodin 2-like protein: protein MEKEHVSVRRGISWSPGGVRKPHQDIDSPSTECNASWEKSFKGQPSLSPNTNQMGHRTNLTRSASLSEKELKEARVRSQIIAAQLTIPSNSNSRGVQLFNRRKQRVNAFTLESSGKGSEKDKADNVKASPSSNILTWAERRSEEKNRELNCKNSATKALWSPTGSAYRVGDIMEEPGESFHEAEDVKDSVIHERHFLPVNEKEELDEEVKIREEEEEKDEVLKELEDKVEDGFTPESDNGHPVRLAQAQGKERINGGYMEPGPSRKLLNGCHSNSDPDNISVSTSKQATTIMNRTARPFLSPTTVQFPDANCPVMDIPPAPSYATPSLPDFTAPHPVAFSPLPPPPSYPTPPLPAVTKQPPQTYTSPPPPVSPVMTPTSPLASQFHPAAPAVSQYVSPNPSAPQHGQHMVPRPSTFVPQPIGERKPISPIKSGILEEGAVRRGTRKSMFTFKEKPVVAPNPELLSLVQGADERKKHLHRPVPELAAEEELLELGAEASNFLAKEEERAEEASAPEWASCLKSSRTQVRAEHRPEQTLTNASGKGAELFAKRQSRMEKYVVDNQNTGQMRSPSPTMSLPPSWVYPSNMPGRVKAIAKNSDMCSQLSQTLQAQQSIRKKPSEKAPPPAPVPEEPPLENGCTKIEMDLSRHQPYQINSSLFILNPVKDPMSSLPKAAPPPKPLISSQTFPRQTSLPNISPPNFISQTGHRPAQCLSPQLPLSSTGGMDYPSNHGTARGPGHPRLSSPMSAFSPGRVSTPRSGVQAPRPTFSAKKAGIEPQAKKEPSPATTPSQTPTPTRTPSLNRRYNNPEGPAIGVRSSPASDLLTSRPSSAITSSRPSVTSPVSSRWGSRCQSPMVSQSSQPSMLSPISTTRLSQTSTATSPISPPWGSRCQSPSISQTSQSCPTAKPIYTSTATSRVSPTRESRCMSPIASNLDSKANHRLLAKNIINAAKRKNSPSPGALSSHSLPISPLGSSHHGYDCGKPALSPFQSRALGAQSPTFTSPPPTPTQRICSPVRLYNTRSLTDSDASVESEDSGMRSPGLRSYNTCPRGWGGSLRVKRGSISTDL from the exons ATCTGACAAGGAGTGCCAGTTTATCAGAGAAGGAGCTGAAAGAGGCACGTGTCAGGAGTCAAATCATCGCTGCCCAGCTCACCATCCCTTCCAACTCTAATTCCAGAGGTGTCCAGCTCTTCAACAGGCGCAAGCAAAGAGTCAACGCCTTTACACTAGAAAGCTCCGGCAAAGGGTCAGAGAAGGACAAAGCAGATAATGTTAAAGCCAGCCCATCTTCTAATATACTGACATGGGCAGAGAGGAGGAGTGAGGAAAAAAATAGAGAACTGAACTGTAAGAACAGTGCTACCAAAGCACTCTGGTCACCCACTGGAAGTGCATACAGAGTAGGTGATATAATGGAGGAACCAGGGGAAAGTTTCCATGAGGCAGAGGATGTAAAGGACAGTGTCATCCATGAGAGACATTTCCTTCCTGTCAATGAGAAAGAGGAGTTGGATGAGGAGGTGAaaataagggaggaggaggaggaaaaagatGAAGTCCTCAAGGAGCTGGAGGATAAAGTTGAAGATGGGTTTACCCCTGAAAGCGATAATGGCCATCCAGTTCGACTAGCACAAGCTCAGGGGAAAGAGAGGATAAATGGGGGATACATGGAGCCAGGTCCTTCTAGAAAGCTTCTTAATGGTTGCCACAGTAACTCTGACCCTGACAACATTTCTGTGTCCACGTCCAAGCAGGCCACCACCATCATGAACAGAACCGCCAGACCTTTTCTCTCTCCAACGACAGTGCAGTTTCCTGACGCTAACTGTCCAGTCATGGACATCCCTCCTGCTCCTTCTTATGCCACCCCTTCTCTTCCTGACTTCACAGCTCCCCATCCTGTAGCGTTCTCACCTCTGCCCCCACCTCCTTCATACCCCACACCTCCTCTACCAGCTGTCACTAAACAACCCCCACAGACCTACACTAGTCCACCACCTCCAGTGTCTCCTGTCATGACCCCCACATCTCCTCTGGCATCCCAATTCcatcctgctgctcctgctgtctCTCAGTATGTTTCCCCCAACCCATCCGCACCCCAACATGGCCAGCACATGGTTCCCAGGCCCTCCACCTTTGTCCCTCAACCCATCGGCGAGAGGAAGCCTATATCACCGATTAAATCAGGAATACTTGAGGAAGGTGCTGTGAGAAGGGGAACCAGGAAGTCGATGTTCACATTCAAAGAAAAGCCAGTGGTAGCACCCAACCCTGAGCTGCTGTCCCTGGTTCAGGGTGCGGACGAGAGGAAGAAACATCTACACAGACCTGTACCTGAACTGGCAGCTGAAGAAGAGCTTTTGGAACTGGGTGCTGAAGCCTCCAACTTCCTTGccaaggaggaagagagagccGAGGAGGCTTCAGCTCCTGAGTGGGCCTCCTGCCTCAAGAGCTCCAGGACTCAAGTAAGAGCTGAGCACAGGCCAGAGCAGACCCTAACAAATGCATCAGGAAAGGGGGCTGAGTTATTTGCAAAGCGCCAATCTAGGATGGAGAAATATGTGGTGGATAATCAAAATACAGGGCAGATGAGGTCTCCCTCTCCCACTATGTCTCTGCCACCATCTTGGGTGTATCCATCAAACATGCCTGGGAGGGTCAAAGCTATTGCTAAAAACTCAGACATGTGTTCTCAACTTTCACAGACCCTTCAGGCCCAACAGTCGATCAGGAAAAAACCTAGTGAAAAAGCCCCACCACCTGCGCCAGTCCCAGAGGAACCTCCTCTGGAGAATGGCTGCACCAAGATCGAAATGGACCTTTCAAGGCACCAGCCATACCAGATAAACTCTTCCCTCTTTATTCTTAACCCTGTCAAAGATCCCATGAGCTCGTTACCCAAAGCAGCACCACCTCCCAAGCCCCTGATCTCATCACAAACTTTCCCCAGACAGACCTCCCTACCCAACATCTCACCCCCTAACTTTATTTCCCAGACTGGTCATAGGCCTGCTCAGTGCCTGTCTCCCCAGCTCCCTCTCAGCTCCACAGGAGGAATGGATTATCCTTCAAACCATGGGACAGCTCGTGGCCCTGGGCATCCAAGGTTGTCTTCTCccatgtctgccttctctccagGGCGTGTGTCCACCCCAAGGTCGGGGGTCCAGGCACCGAGGCCCACGTTTTCAGCTAAGAAAGCTGGGATTGAGCCCCAG GCAAAAAAGGAGCCCTCCCCTGCCACAACCCCAAGTCAGACTCCCACACCAACCAGGACACCCAGTTTAAATCGACGTTACAACAACCCAGAAGGCCCTGCAATTGGCGTTAGGTCCAGTCCGGCATCAGACCTCCTCACCAGCCGGCCCTCTTCTGCCATCACCAGCTCCAGACCTTCTGTCACTTCCCCTGTTTCCTCTCGTTGGGGTTCAAGGTGTCAGTCCCCCATGGTCAGTCAGAGTAGTCAACCCTCCATGCTCTCCCCCATTTCCACTACTAGACTATCTCAAACATCTACAGCCACCTCTCCCATCTCTCCTCCTTGGGGCTCGAGGTGCCAGTCTCCCTCAATTTCTCAGACCAGTCAGTCCTGCCCTACTGCTAAACCCATTTACACATCCACTGCCACTTCTCGTGTGTCCCCAACCAGGGAGAGTCGCTGTATGTCCCCCATCGCCAGTAATTTAGACTCGAAAGCCAACCATCGCCTTCTGGCAAAGAACATCATCAATGCAGCCAAGCGTAAAAACAGCCCCTCTCCTGGTGCACTGAGCAGTCACAGCCTCCCCATCTCCCCACTTGGCAGTTCCCACCATGGCTATGACTGTGGCAAACCAGCTCTCAGTCCCTTCCAGTCACGGGCTTTGGGGGCACAGTCCCCTACATTCACCAGCCCTCCTCCCACCCCCACACAGAGGATCTGCTCCCCAGTAAGGCTCTATAACACTCGCTCCCTCACTGACTCTGATGCATCAGTTGAGTCTGAGGACTCAGGCATGAGATCGCCCGGTCTACGCAGCTACAACACCTGTCCTCGTGGCTGGGGTGGCAGCCTGAGGGTGAAGAGGGGCAGCATCTCCACTGACCTGTAA